The genomic segment ccagtccACGGTAACCACTAACCTACTTTTGTCTCAATCTGCGTAATTATTAACAACACCCTCTTCCTCTTTCACTCTCAAACTGCCCTGGTTTGCAACTAAATACAATGTAGTAGCCTGAATCAGgtgtccctgggaggcacaactGGTTCAGGGCTTACTGGTGGGTCAAAGACAttcaaaggtgccttggaagaaaggcctggggagctgcttccaaaaggtcacagccttcaaaaccctatgggacagttctactctgcacatttggggttgccatgagttggaatcgactcaatggtaattggttttgttttgtttagcctGGATCAAATTCTAAATTTGCACTGATGACATTAGAAATTAGCCTTGGCACAATATTATCAGCTAAACTATAGACTTTggatttctctcatttttgcacTAATATCAttagtggaaaaaagaagaaaccccaaTAAAGTCTATAGTTTAGCCAATAGTGTTATTGTTGCTGTTCGGTGCCAACAAGGTTAATTTCTTAGTTCTGACACATACACTGTTGACATCTGGGAAGCTGGATGAAGGGTggatgggaactctctgtactatcttcacaACATTCTCAGAatctaagattttattttttaaaaaagtgctcTACTTTGGACAACAAGTTATACGATCGCCCCACTTataatccccattttaaagaagaGGAAGTAAAGGCTCAGAGGGGTTAAATGTCTTTcccgaggtcacacagcaaagAATCCGACTCCTGAACCAGGTTCAGAGCTCCATGCACTGACCATGAGTCATCTGATGATGTGGCTGTCATTCCAAGGtgtggaaactgaagctcagagctGTGAAGCGGTGAAAGCACAGGGGGGCTATGACCCCAGGTCCCGGTCCACAGCATGTGCCCTGCCCACAGCACCATGGGCTTCCCTGAATCAAGTGAAAGGTGTGTCTCTGCCTCCCCGAGGGTGCTCAGTGAAGGACCAGGGTATGGCCCTAAGTGACCCTCTGGGGTCCTGGAGCCCTCCGAGCATCTGGTGGAAGCCCCCCGCCCAGGCAGGCCCCTGCCTACCTCCTCCACCAGCAGACTCTGGAGCTCTTGTAGGCAGTCCTGCATGCGCTGCCGGTCGGCGCTGTCCACCACCCAGATGAGGCCATCGGTGCTCTCAAAGTAGTTCCGCCAGTAGGACCGCAGGGACTTCTGGCCACCCACATCCCAGATGTTCAGCTTGAATctgggcaggggagggggcagCTGGAGGGTCAGCccagcccctctcccaccctccctgcccaCCCGCCTGCCGAAATCCTGCTCACCCACGGTGCTCCAGGGTCTTGATGTTGAAGCCCAGCGTCGGGGAGATGGTGTCGATGTCTTCCCCATTGAACTTCTTCAGGATGGTTGTTTTGCCAGCATTGTCCAGGCCACTGGGGCACACCGGATTAAGGAGAAGTGCTCACACTCTGCAGATTGGTGGCATTGTCACTCACCACAAATCAAAGTCAGTTGAGCACATGCCTGGCCTGCCATCGACCCACGATAAATATGAAGGATCAAGAAATAAACATCTTATCATCTCTACTTCACCGACAAGGTGGGTGTTGTCATCCCTTAATTCATTCcacaaatgtttgctgaatatctactacatgccaggcccCCTTTTGGATGCTGGGGGCACCCCAGATAAGAGGACAAAGTCCCCACCCTTGGGCAGCTCACAATTGAGCAAGGAGACAGCTGAAAAAGTGCAAACCAGTGAGAAACTTAAGATGCTGGTAAGCTTCAGAAACCCAATGATGAGGCTCTGAGAAGGTCACCCTCTGTGAGAAGGTGTCTTGAGGTGAGGCCCGAACTACAAGGAGTCAGTTTTCTGAAAGACtggggaagggcattccaggcagagggaacagcaggagCAAATAACTGGGGGCACCTACCCTTTCTTCGTTGTTTCTGGAATGTACCAAACCCTTTACTGCTGAATGAGTGTGCAAGGAATGGTGAGTTCCCCAGTGGGAGAGACaaccttcctctttccttccaaCACTTATGGGGACTtgtagctctgtgtgtgtgtgtgtgtgtgtgtgtgtggtgtggtataTGGTGTgtagtgtgtggtgtgtggtgtgtgtgtgtgtgtctgtgtgtctgtgtgtgtggagggACACAGGCCCTGGGCTCAGCCTCTTATTGCTCACCTTACCTGGGGCAAGTGACTCAAGCCATGAAATGGGGTGATGAGAGGACCTGCCCTGAAACCCAGCCACGGCCCCTGATAACTGGCAGCTGATATTTCTCCCCTCTCCCTGCATCATCCATGATTCCTTCCACACAGGATCATTCCCATCAGCTGACAACCTCACTGTTGTTACTCCCTGCttagaaaaagcaaacaaaaccttCTCTTGttccctctcctttctccagCTAGCTGTTTATTTCCTTCCCTTTACAGCAAAGCTCCTCAAAACGCTGCCTCCATCACTCTCCCCAATCTGCCCTCTTGCTCTTTCTAGAGCCCACTCCCATCAGGCTTTTGCTCCCTCTGCCTCCCTAAAATTGCTCTTGCCATGGTCAGTCCCCAGAGACCTCCACTGTGCTCTTCAATGGCTGGTCGGTGCTTGGTTCCCATTTTCCAGCTCTACCAGCAGCACCTGACAGACCTGCCTGTCTCTCACTTCCTGACCCATGCTGTCCTTGCTCTGAGACATGTCCTCGCTGGGGCCTCCTCATATCTCCTGGCTGCTCCTCCTCATCACCCTGATCTCTTGATTGGACGGAGTACACTTCACTCTCTTCTCTGTCACACTCACCCTCTAGCTGAGCTCATCCAGGATCCTGACTGCAAATACCATCTTTATGCTGTTGACTCCCAAATTGATGCCTCTCGCCCAGCTGCTCCCCTGGTCACCTGTCCCAAAACCCAGCTGCCTCCCTGACATTCCTGGGATGTCTCAGAGGCATCTCACATGGCCAAGTGAGCTCTCAGCTTCCATCCCTGTCCCGACCTGCTCTGCCCTGGTCTTCTCTGTCAACTAGGCTCCTCATTCTTCTAATTGCTCAGGCAAGAAAGCCAAGAATCAGGCTTGACTTTGCTTTCTCACACCGTTGGCCAATCCAGGAGCAATTCCTGCCTGCTCTCTCATTACCTTCCTACTTCATCATTATGATGATTCCACTCTGATCCAAGCCACCATCCTATCTCGTTCTCATTATTGTGATTGACCCCTAACTGGTCTCCCCCTTCTGCCCTTAACCCATGTCCTCTATTTGCAACACAGAACCCAAAGTCAGACCACTCTTTTCCTCTGTACAAGACCCTGCCTGGACTGTCTTCCCCAGACACCTCTGACCTAATCTTCTACTGCTCTCTTCCCTGCTCATTCTCTCCAGTCACACTGCCCTTGAACGCACCAGCTGAGTTCCTTTTGGGCCCTTTGCACTTGCCCTTGTCTTTGCCTTGACTAGTCTTCTCCAGGTAATTACACAGTTCACCCCTCACTTTACTCACCCGTCATCTCCAGGAGCCTTTCTTGGCTCACCCTATTTTAACGGCATTCTTCTCTCcccataaaaaatattttatttgttttatcatCTTTCTCCTCTCAGGCATTCTATAACATTCAAGAGGACAGAACTTTGTTTTGCTGTTTTACCTAGCAAACATGGCACACAGGAGGCGCTCCATAAATACGTATTTCTTGAATGAGTGAATTCTCTGCGCCTTTCTCCGGGATCTTTAAAATGAACACGGCGGGCATATTTTTAAGTTATTTGCGCACATAAGCGACTTCTCTGCTGGCCCAACTAGTGGGTCTCAGATGCCCCACGTGGCCCGGCACAGTGTAAAactcccactgctgtccagtggattccgactcatagtaaccctataggaaaggcgcgaagtgccccatagggtttccagggagcggctggtggattcgaactgccaacctttttggttaacgaCGGAActctttaccactgcgccacACAGAGTAGAGTGAAtgaatgcagggaccctgggcctaACAAGTCCTCAGCTTCGGGGGACACCGAGGGGCCGCGGGGTGTCACACACAGTCTAACGCGCAAGCAAACCGTCCAGCGGAACCAACCCTCGCCCCCCGGGAGCGGAGGGCGGGGCCGCGTCCCCGGGATTCCGAGtttgggggcggggccggggccggCACCCTCGGACAGGGGGGAAGAGGTCAGAGCCGGGAGGACAGCGGTCCCACGCTCGTGCCAGGCCTCCGGACGGTGACGTCTGAGTCACCTCCGGGCCCTATCGCCCCGCTACGCTTGGGACGCCTGGTCCCTCCGCTGCGCCTTTAGGCCCACACCTTTGGCCTCTGGACTGGAGTCCCCCCTCCCCGAGCCGATGGTACGGCCTCCTCTCGGCCCCAGCCCGAGCGATTGGTAGGGCCCACGTGCGTGACGCACAATGGGCAGTTGGTACGAGCTGGCCGGCCGGGCACCCCGCGCCCGGTAGGGGGCGTCTGTCACTGCCCCCGGGCTGGGACCCCACTACCCTAGCGGCTCCGCCGTCCGGGAGGATACAGCATGAGCAGTCGCAGCTCCCGCTCtttctccttcattttcttcAGAATGGTCAGAAGCCCCATGATCCCAGCAGCCCCCTCCCGGCCGCCGTTTCTTCCTAGTCCTGGGATCCCCGCTCCTTGCTCCTATTGGCTATCACGCCCAGCGACAGCACAGCCCATTGGCCAGCCCTTTTTGGGCCCGCCCTTGCCCCACGTGACCTCAGAGCGGCCGCGCTGTGTCTCTGCTGGGGTCCCTCTAGCGGCGGCGCGGCTTCTGCGCGGCCACCTGCCTTAACCCTTCGCGTCCCGAGGGCCGACAGTTGGGGGCGAGGGCGAGTCTATTCCGTCCTCCCAGGACCCAAAAACTCGGCCGGGAACGGAAACCTGAAGTTCATGGGTTGGATCTTGGCCAGGTAGGGAGTACCTGCAAAAAGGTGTGGCCAGGCGGGGACCCAGGAGTCAGAAGCGAGAGCCTCATGACCTGGGGCTGTCCTGGAGGCTGTGTAAGGGCCTGTTACCCGGAAACGTGGTCCAGATCCCGCTCTTTTGGGGCCTTGGTGTCATCCTAAATTTGCCAATGACGGAACAGGAATTGGGCCTCCCCCTTGCCAGGCTCCTGAATGCCGGTATTGGTCCCTAGGGACCGTTGGAAATgtgcggggtggggtggggttgcGTGTTTTGGGTTGATTCAGCGACTGAGGGAAGATTCCCCCACGTTTAGACGGTGGGAAGCAGGGGTAGTAGGTAGTGTCCTGCAATGCCGGGGACAGACCCTCACGAGAATTGTCCCGCCTGAGCCCATGGTTTCCCTTTGAAGAAAAACAATCTCACGTTTGCTGATGACAAAAATGAGGCCCACCAAAAACtcgctgctgtccagtcgattctgactcatagcgaccttatagggcggtagaactgccccatagggtttccaaggagtgcctcgtggattcttggaactgctgaccttttttagttagcagccgtagcacttaaccattaaccactacacaaccagggttttcTTGAGGCCCACAGTGACTGGcaaatagtagatgctcaataaatagttgcCGTTGAATGAGTGACTTTGTCCAACAGTTTGGTTCTTTCCCTTAGTTTAGTACCCAAGAGATCCAGAaaaactgaggaaactgaggccaggaaGCAAGCAGATTGTAAGCTCAGAAGGGTGAGTCTCGTGTGTTATTTTGAGCCCTTCCACAAGTTCACTATAGGGTAAGTGTGAGTAGACAGCACAAAGGAACCAA from the Loxodonta africana isolate mLoxAfr1 chromosome 7, mLoxAfr1.hap2, whole genome shotgun sequence genome contains:
- the ARL2 gene encoding ADP-ribosylation factor-like protein 2 isoform X1, with the translated sequence MGLLTILKKMKEKERELRLLMLGLDNAGKTTILKKFNGEDIDTISPTLGFNIKTLEHRGFKLNIWDVGGQKSLRSYWRNYFESTDGLIWVVDSADRQRMQDCLQELQSLLVEERLAGATLLIFANKQDLPGALSSNAIREALELDSIRSHHWCIQGCSAFTGENLLLGIDWLLDDISSRIFTAD
- the ARL2 gene encoding ADP-ribosylation factor-like protein 2 isoform X2 → MERLLCAMFASGLDNAGKTTILKKFNGEDIDTISPTLGFNIKTLEHRGFKLNIWDVGGQKSLRSYWRNYFESTDGLIWVVDSADRQRMQDCLQELQSLLVEERLAGATLLIFANKQDLPGALSSNAIREALELDSIRSHHWCIQGCSAFTGENLLLGIDWLLDDISSRIFTAD